The following proteins are co-located in the Apium graveolens cultivar Ventura chromosome 5, ASM990537v1, whole genome shotgun sequence genome:
- the LOC141724084 gene encoding F-box protein At4g00893-like, with protein MMLRVNKGNDVNWSSLPAVILWMIKDKLDIFDSMCLEAVCRDWWFASLNYPKKQVVGDGMPWIMQQKDEENSSSHEFISITRKKSFTIDLPEFRNSQVLFSKQGWVLMRKKNFHEPYERLPDSLFLMNPFTKAKIELPDVEEIWEYYGCFSTKAGVPEQVVLLGAGKSCETMLRTNYIGDIMWNEHFSIDHPIVFEGCRGLISIKEQIYYINIWGKMIIYNMYNQCCREVPGLRNEMGVNYIVEHEGNIIKLFASGYDDKASFSISTYNDTHTKWQSLSNDEMNNISLYLSRSHNCFCARDRGLYAYVLQPNYGGLPHHRLLPGYSVLYCNVADGNTQVLQLPNKISATAKWVDIG; from the coding sequence ATGATGCTTCGAGTGAACAAAGGAAATGATGTCAACTGGTCTTCTCTTCCTGCCGTTATTTTATGGATGATTAAAGATAAGTTGGACATATTCGATAGTATGTGCCTAGAAGCTGTATGTCGTGATTGGTGGTTTGCTTCCTTGAACTATCCAAAAAAGCAAGTAGTTGGGGATGGCATGCCATGGATTATGCAACAGAAAGATGAAGAAAACAGTAGTTCACACGAGTTCATCAGCATTACAAGAAAGAAAAGTTTCACCATCGACCTTCCCGAGTTTAGGAACTCTCAAGTGCTTTTCTCAAAGCAAGGATGGGTTCTCATGAGGAAAAAGAACTTTCATGAGCCATATGAAAGGCTGCCTGATTCTTTGTTCTTGATGAACCCTTTTACAAAAGCTAAGATTGAATTGCCAGATGTTGAAGAAATTTGGGAATATTATGGATGTTTTTCCACAAAAGCTGGTGTTCCTGAGCAGGTGGTCCTCCTTGGCGCGGGTAAATCTTGTGAAACAATGCTAAGAACAAACTACATTGGAGATATCATGTGGAATGAACACTTTTCCATAGATCATCCAATAGTTTTTGAAGGATGCCGCGGTCTGATTAGTATTAAAGAACAGATTTACTACATTAACATATGGGGAAAAATGATCATATATAATATGTATAATCAATGTTGTAGAGAAGTACCTGGATTGAGGAATGAAATGGGAGTAAATTACATCGTGGAGCACGAGGGGAATATAATTAAGCTTTTTGCAAGCGGCTATGATGACAAGGCATCCTTCAGCATTTCCACATATAATGACACCCATACTAAGTGGCAAAGCTTGAGCAATGATGAGATGAACAACATAAGTTTGTATTTGTCAAGGTCACATAATTGCTTCTGTGCAAGAGATAGAGGCTTGTACGCTTATGTTCTTCAGCCCAATTATGGTGGCCTACCTCATCACCGTCTATTACCTGGATACAGTGTCCTCTACTGTAATGTAGCAGATGGTAATACACAAGTTCTTCAGCTACCGAATAAAATATCTGCAACAGCGAAGTGGGTTGATATTGGTTGA